From a region of the Gemmatimonadota bacterium genome:
- a CDS encoding (2Fe-2S)-binding protein has product MKPVDVTLILNGEARMAAAEPRTTLLDFLRDSLGATGTHMGCEHGVCGACSILLDGVPVRACLIFAVQCEGQEVTTVEGLLGSDGQPGELQEAFREAHGLQCGYCTPGMLIAAQALLHRDPDPPEEAIREAIGGNLCRCTGYTQIIDAIRLAAASLRAAS; this is encoded by the coding sequence TTGAAGCCGGTCGACGTCACCCTGATCCTCAACGGCGAGGCGCGGATGGCCGCCGCCGAGCCGCGTACCACCTTATTGGATTTCCTGCGCGATTCCTTGGGCGCGACGGGCACCCACATGGGCTGCGAGCACGGGGTCTGCGGCGCCTGTTCGATCCTCCTCGATGGCGTTCCCGTTCGCGCCTGCCTGATCTTCGCGGTGCAATGCGAAGGCCAGGAAGTCACCACGGTGGAGGGCCTGCTCGGTTCGGATGGGCAGCCGGGCGAACTGCAGGAAGCCTTTCGCGAGGCGCATGGCCTGCAGTGCGGGTATTGCACGCCCGGCATGCTGATTGCCGCCCAGGCGCTTTTGCATCGAGACCCCGATCCGCCGGAAGAGGCGATCCGTGAGGCGATCGGCGGCAACCTCTGCCGCTGCACCGGTTATACCCAGATCATCGACGCCATCCGGCTCGCCGCCGCTAGCCTGAGGGCAGCGTCATGA